One genomic region from Sphingomicrobium aestuariivivum encodes:
- the secY gene encoding preprotein translocase subunit SecY: MATSAENMAAGISFDSFRKATDLKKRLWFTLGVLVLFRFLSFVPIPGIDPRAMAQLFDTQRGGVLDFFNTFSGGSLERMSIIALGIMPYITASIVVQLGAALHEPWKQLKKEGEVGRKKLNQYTRFLTVLLTAVQGYVIATGLEGLGANQGIAAVVEPGMTFRIAATISLIGGTLFLMWLGEQITSRGVGNGVSLIIMAGIVASMPGLLAQLFESGRSGAVDPLVVVSVLVLLVLIVLFICFMERAQRRVLVQYPKRATARGMMQQERSHLPMKVNIAGVIPPIFASSILLMPLTVLQFAGGGADPNAASNDVLITISTYLQRGAPLYLFLYGAGIAFFCFFYASVQFNSEDTAENLKRAGGFVPGIRPGKATEQYFDYLLNRITVIGAAYLVTICLIPEVLFSNMDVGSALLGGTSLLILVNVTVDFVSQVQSHLIAHQYGDLIKKAKLKGGGRRR; the protein is encoded by the coding sequence ATGGCGACGTCCGCCGAGAACATGGCTGCCGGCATCAGCTTCGACAGCTTCCGCAAGGCCACCGACCTCAAAAAGCGCCTCTGGTTCACGCTCGGCGTGCTGGTGCTCTTCCGCTTCCTGAGCTTCGTTCCCATTCCCGGCATCGACCCGCGCGCCATGGCGCAGCTGTTCGACACGCAGCGCGGCGGCGTCCTCGATTTCTTCAACACTTTCTCGGGCGGTAGCCTCGAGCGCATGAGCATCATCGCGCTCGGCATCATGCCCTACATCACCGCCTCGATCGTCGTCCAGCTTGGCGCCGCGCTCCACGAACCGTGGAAGCAGCTCAAGAAGGAAGGCGAAGTCGGGCGCAAGAAGCTCAACCAGTACACCCGCTTCCTGACGGTGCTCCTCACCGCGGTGCAGGGTTACGTCATCGCCACCGGCCTCGAGGGCCTCGGTGCGAACCAGGGCATCGCCGCGGTCGTCGAGCCGGGCATGACCTTCCGCATCGCTGCGACCATCTCGCTGATCGGCGGCACGCTCTTCCTCATGTGGCTGGGCGAGCAGATCACCAGCCGCGGCGTGGGTAACGGCGTCAGCCTCATCATCATGGCGGGCATCGTCGCCTCCATGCCGGGCCTGCTGGCGCAGCTGTTCGAGAGCGGCCGTTCGGGCGCGGTCGACCCGCTGGTCGTCGTCTCGGTGCTCGTGCTCCTCGTCCTCATCGTCCTGTTCATCTGCTTCATGGAGCGCGCCCAGCGCCGCGTCCTCGTGCAATATCCCAAGCGCGCCACCGCGCGCGGCATGATGCAGCAGGAGCGCAGCCACCTGCCGATGAAGGTCAACATCGCGGGCGTCATCCCGCCGATCTTCGCCTCGTCGATCCTGCTGATGCCACTCACCGTGCTCCAGTTCGCGGGCGGCGGTGCGGATCCCAATGCAGCGTCGAACGATGTGCTCATCACCATCTCGACCTATCTCCAGCGCGGCGCGCCGCTCTACCTGTTCCTCTACGGGGCCGGCATCGCCTTCTTCTGCTTCTTCTACGCCTCAGTGCAGTTCAATTCGGAAGACACGGCGGAGAACCTCAAGCGCGCCGGCGGCTTCGTCCCGGGCATCCGTCCGGGCAAGGCGACCGAGCAGTATTTCGATTACCTCTTGAACCGTATCACCGTGATCGGCGCAGCCTATCTCGTGACCATCTGCCTCATTCCCGAGGTGTTGTTCTCGAACATGGATGTCGGCTCGGCGCTGCTCGGCGGCACCAGCCTGCTCATTCTCGTCAACGTGACGGTCGATTTCGTGAGCCAGGTGCAGAGCCACCTGATCGCCCACCAATATGGCGACCTCATCAAGAAGGCCAAGCTCAAGGGTGGCGGTCGCCGCCGCTAG
- the rplO gene encoding 50S ribosomal protein L15, with protein sequence MTIKINDLKDNDGARKGRMRIGRGIGSGKGKTGGRGQKGQKSRSGVSINGFEGGQMPLHMRLPKRGFNNPFGKDYAIVNIGMVQKAVDEKKLDAKKVIDQEALDAIGLTRGGKDGVRLLAKGEIKSKLTFKVAGASKGAIEAVEKAGGKVEVTAPKKADEKADA encoded by the coding sequence ATGACCATCAAGATCAACGACCTCAAGGACAACGACGGCGCCCGCAAGGGCCGCATGCGCATCGGCCGTGGCATCGGTTCGGGCAAGGGCAAGACCGGCGGTCGCGGCCAGAAGGGCCAGAAGAGCCGTTCGGGCGTCTCGATCAACGGTTTCGAAGGCGGCCAGATGCCGCTCCACATGCGCCTGCCGAAGCGCGGCTTCAACAACCCGTTCGGCAAGGACTATGCGATCGTCAACATCGGCATGGTCCAGAAGGCCGTGGACGAGAAGAAGCTCGACGCCAAGAAGGTCATCGACCAGGAAGCGCTCGACGCGATCGGCCTGACCCGTGGCGGCAAGGACGGCGTCCGCCTCCTCGCCAAGGGCGAGATCAAGTCGAAGCTGACCTTCAAGGTCGCCGGTGCCTCGAAGGGCGCCATCGAGGCGGTCGAAAAGGCCGGTGGCAAGGTCGAAGTGACCGCGCCGAAGAAGGCCGACGAAAAGGCCGACGCCTAA
- the rpmD gene encoding 50S ribosomal protein L30 — MAKKNDVKTIKITQTGSPIRREKGQRETLVGLGLNKMHRTVEKKATPEVLGAVKKVQHLVTVEEA; from the coding sequence ATGGCCAAGAAGAACGACGTCAAGACGATCAAGATCACCCAGACCGGCTCGCCGATCCGTCGCGAGAAGGGCCAGCGCGAGACGCTGGTGGGCCTTGGTCTCAACAAGATGCACCGGACCGTCGAGAAGAAGGCGACCCCGGAAGTCCTCGGCGCGGTGAAGAAGGTCCAGCACCTCGTCACCGTCGAAGAGGCGTAA
- the rpsE gene encoding 30S ribosomal protein S5, whose protein sequence is MADDKKTEEVQATETPATETAHGEQAPGVAETPEVAAAQAAAGVAGEDKPRGGRGGRGGGRDGGRGGRDGGRGRGRGGRDNRRNEEDGEELIEKLVHINRVSKTVKGGKRFGFAALVVVGDGKGRAGFGSGKAREVPEAINKATAAAKKAMVRVPLKEGRTLHHDGKGHFGAGKVVVRTAPPGTGIIAGGPMRAVFEALGVADVVTKSNGTANPFNMIRATFEALKDQTSPRSVAQRRGKKVADLLGRGGMDKAEAEATADAVTE, encoded by the coding sequence ATGGCTGACGACAAGAAGACCGAAGAAGTGCAGGCGACCGAAACGCCCGCGACCGAAACGGCCCACGGCGAACAGGCTCCCGGCGTTGCGGAAACCCCCGAGGTTGCCGCTGCCCAGGCCGCTGCCGGCGTCGCCGGTGAAGACAAGCCCCGCGGTGGCCGCGGTGGTCGCGGCGGTGGCCGTGACGGCGGCCGTGGCGGTCGCGATGGTGGCCGTGGCCGCGGTCGCGGTGGTCGTGACAACCGCCGCAACGAGGAAGATGGCGAGGAGCTGATCGAAAAGCTCGTCCACATCAACCGCGTCTCGAAGACCGTGAAGGGCGGTAAGCGCTTCGGTTTCGCCGCGCTCGTCGTGGTCGGTGACGGCAAGGGCCGCGCGGGCTTCGGCTCGGGCAAGGCCCGCGAAGTGCCGGAAGCGATCAACAAGGCGACCGCCGCTGCCAAGAAGGCGATGGTCCGCGTGCCGCTGAAGGAAGGTCGCACCCTCCATCACGACGGCAAGGGCCACTTCGGCGCCGGCAAGGTCGTGGTTCGCACCGCGCCTCCGGGTACCGGCATCATCGCCGGCGGTCCGATGCGTGCCGTGTTCGAAGCGCTCGGCGTCGCTGACGTCGTGACCAAGTCGAACGGCACCGCCAACCCGTTCAACATGATCCGCGCCACCTTCGAGGCGCTCAAGGATCAGACCAGCCCGCGCAGCGTCGCCCAGCGTCGCGGCAAGAAGGTCGCCGACCTCCTTGGCCGTGGTGGCATGGACAAGGCCGAGGCCGAAGCGACCGCCGACGCGGTCACGGAGTAA